Within Dreissena polymorpha isolate Duluth1 chromosome 13, UMN_Dpol_1.0, whole genome shotgun sequence, the genomic segment ggaaacactttaattttagagcctatgttaaagtttgatattagaggtcacagtgaccttgacctttgacctagtgacccaaaaatgggtgtggcgtgtagaacacatcaaggggcatctacatatgaagtttcaaagttgtaggtggaagcacactttgattttagagccaatgttaaggttttagcacgacgcctacggcggatgactagcaggctatgacaatagcttgggtttttCCGAAAATAACCTCGCTAAAAAAgcgaatctagtaagaaaggtcttaaatttaatttgattttctaagggactacaaatgcatcaaagtgcgTATGGTAAAGGGTAAAAACATCGAGAATTACATTTCAACCACTAACCTGTTTTGCCGGGTAtttattgtatgaccaataccaCATGTCCTTGGGCAGAATATCTGGGATCAGATGGTGCTCAGGAACAAATGGGTGAAATCTCTCCCGCTGAAGTTCGTCCCTGGAATCCATAGGCACCACACCCACTTCCTGAAGATTTTTATGTACAAGTCTCTTGATAAATTGTTTACAACAGTATTTCAGGCATACCactaaagggacttgttcatagATAAGGATTCCGTCTATTGAAGAATGTGGTCACCAAGAGACAAATCAGTTTTCGTGATATAGCCATACTAGTAACAACCATTTGAACACTGTATGAGTCATTGAGTCACTCATTTTCCGCACTCATTACTAAAATTGCTTTGAACATTTACAAATTGTGTTATGATGTCTTGTCTGTTTTCACCAAATGATTTCAGTTTGTTTAAAATCATAGATGCCCTATGTTTGAACAGTTTTGCCCTTTGAAGTCTTGTAAAATCTTGTGAGGAATATCAAAACAATTCCGTTCCTCGGGATCTCAGGCATGACCTCTTgacattttgtatttatgtttcaCTAACAATCTATAATGTTTCAATTAGTCTTCAGTAATTAAAAACACAAGaagaaaagtttaaaatacaatGACTTTCCCAGGATACAAACCAAGAATTTCTTGAAGCAAAAGCTCATGCTCTACCACTGCATGCAGGCTTTTGTATTTAAAAGCAAAACATATACGCTATCTAATATATAGTACTCAACGAATTTTCCATATtataaacgctttattattttaatgattttaaatgatGATTATCCATGTACCAGCCAAAATAATAAGGATTaattctgtgcagactgcacatgcctATCTTGgatacactttacacacatgcattaagtcccgtttttccAAAGCAAGGATGATTTACCTGCAGACATTTGCCCATTTTCTGCAGACATTTGCCCATTACCTGCAGACATTTGCCCATTACCTGCAGACATTTGCCCATTTCCTGCAGACATTTGCCCATTACCTGCAGACATTTGCCCATTACCTGCAGACATTTGCCCATTTCCTGCAGACATTTGCCCATTACCTGCAAACATTTGCCCATAACCTGCAGACAATTGCCCATTTCCTGCAGACATTTGCCCATTACCTGCAGACATTTGCCCATTTCCAAGTCTTCTGCCCCACCGGCGTCCTGGCGACACTTGCTGCTATCTCCCAAACCATTGTAGAATCTCTGTGGGGGGAAACAAGCAAATTTGCATCAGATGAAGCTACATGTACAGGCAATAAGCAAAGTAAACAAAAATGAACAAGTGTTCCgtggtcggagacatatgcccagCATGGCCTtgactgtgacctttacctttgacctagtgacctgaaaataaataggggtcatctgccagtcatgatcaatgttcctatgaagtttcatgatcctaagcctaagcgttcttgagttatcagccggaaaccatttggtggacggactgacgaatcaaccgacggacagaccgacatgtgcaaaacaatataccctctcttcttcaaaggggggcataaatactTATCTGCTATGTGGTCATTTTGAACTTGTTAATGCACACAAGGTCAATAACTCTTGGGTTTGTAAACCAATCTATATTTATttggattgtttaaaaaaaaaatcctcataatACCATGCTGTGAAACTTTGGTCGAAAAATGGATAAAAATTCAAGCTAAGAAAATATTAGAAGTGTACACAGAAATAAATTGTTTGTCACTCACTTTTAACGACTCCTTGCTGAGAACGTAGCCGGCACCCCCTGACATATATCCATTCTTGACATATGGTTTGAATTCACGGCCAAAGAAGATCGGTTTGGTTGCATTCTTATCCTCAAGTAAATACCTAAAAAGCAACACTGTTAATGAAATATGTcaacaaacatatacatgtaaacaataataGTGAACCAAAagaatcaaaattaaaatgtcaataaaTTTAAGAACGGGAATTACATTTATTGATTGGCATAATCTCTAGATTTGCAATGACAGAGCCttgaaaaacaagatatgtgcCTATAGGGCACAGATGCCCCAGCATTCCACTTTTGTTTCAAAAAAGCAAATACGTAAAAAAAACTCAACCTTGATCTAAAAGATAAAATTGCAaattccaaggcccataacttcgcaaaaaatcaatggaccaaatACACTCATATGTTTGATCTGTAACTCATGAAAGAAGATTCAAATACAAAAAATCCGGGAAAaaagcattttgaaaaaaatccattaaagtaTAATTTCAAGAAAATTGCTTAGTTTAAGGCCATGAATTTTGTCGAAAATGAATGGGCCTGAATGAAACTTACACTTGATCCGTAAGTCATTAAGATAGACTAACACACCAAAAAAAAAAGGTGAATATCTGCAAGCGTTTAGCAAAAGAGTCCGGAAAACTGTTATTGTAGAGAAAGTCAGTGGACCAGAACAAAACTTGGACATGATCCATGAGTAACAGTGGTAGACAGACTATTTTGATTTCTGTCAGTCTGCTCAACCACAAAATCTTATGTTTAACAAACATATACATAACAGCGTTCAAAGTTTTACATcagacattaaaaaaatatccacAGATTTAATCAAACAATATGCCTGCTTTTCCGAAAAAACAAATgaaagcatggtaaatgtaagTTCAAGTAGTAAGTGTGTCAAATTGTAATCAATTCACAAGGTTAGTATACAAGAAACATCTAGATGTATACACGTTGATAAGTTTACAATCTGATTTTTGCTGTTTTACAGGGAAATTAATAATACTCCCTTGActattatttatatacatttatatatgtacAAGTTTTCTACAATcagaaataaaaccaattaatgcatatatatgagaaacatgttttatacaaTATCTATCAAATTACCTGGGAATTAAGAGAGTTGTTTTTTATCCTTCCTTACCATGTATTTTGTATGATCACAGTTGTTCAAGCTTTGGCAtgatgtaaatattgttttatgatatgaTTGTACCATATTGAATGTTAACTTCATGGAAGCTTGCAGTGGAGATTAATTATGCATATTGGCAAATGAGGTGTAtcctatttttattaaatataaatataaatatgcacaAATACACGCAAAATTACCGTAGGTTTTCAACAATCACGTAAGTATCGTCATCAGACTTCAAAAACCAATATTGAATGTTAACTTCATGGAAGCTTGCAGTGGAGATTTATTATGCACATTGGCAAATGAGGTGTGtcctatttttatttaatataaatataaatatgcacaAATACACGCAAAATTACCGTAGGTTTTCAACAATCACGTAAGTATCGTCATCAGACTTCAAAAACCAATCAGCCTTGTCAAGGTAATTTTCATAAACATGCTTGAAAGCTAATTTTGTCTTTGCCCAAAGTGTGTCCCTGCTCTCCGTGACTGACAGTACAACAGTTGGCAGTGATGAATCAGCCGCAGAGCTCATAAACACTGAAATAGAAATAGGGATAGCAggtatttatttatgatattaaaatagaaataagccACCATCTGAGAAATGTGCTACTGGGCTAactaaatgcatgtttgtaaagtgttgtcccaggttagctaAAGAAGTCCGTACTTGCtattcagggaccacactttcagcCTAAAACTGGGTACCAGTATTTGCTCAGAAAAAACTtcctttacacacaaaaaaatagGAAAGTGTTGACTCTGAttagactgaacaggctaatctggcagtacactttacacgcatgcattaagccacattttcatAGAGCCTGGCTCAAATAAACAATTTGTCGTATAAAACCAGTGTTGTaaatgtaacgtaacgttatttgccgcgccgcgcttaagtgtattacgtccctgacgtcacgccatatttgttgttgtttatatacgtcattgtttatatttgaatctgaagtaaaaggaagaacctgaacacacaacgctttgtacctCTATTATCCCACACGATCGCGATATTGGTGccgttacaaaaaaaaatgaatctaCAGAGAATACAGATACAGAGAGAGGGTCACCGCCGTTTCATTGAGAAATATTTGGAGAAAATCGAACAATCTAAGGAGAACGATTCATTGACCGATTTTCACGCTATTCTCAACGCTATTGAAGCGAAAGTCACGATTCTAGAGACACTGAATGAGAAAATACTTTCACAGACGGAGATAGAGGGATTGGAGgaagaaatatttcaaacagacaCATATTCAGCGGAACTGGATATCCAGCTGTGTCGCTTACAAGCTTTCCGAGATCAACAGGAGAAGAGAGTAGCCCCGCATGCTACCGATCTACCACGAGATGACCAGAGAAATTTAAGTAATCAGCAGCGCAACAGCAATGGTTTGAACCCAGACGCTTCTTCTTTCTTTCCCGACAGAACTGTGACGCCAGGAAGTGTGGCGGCGAACTCTTACAGCCTGGCTCCCGGCGATGTTGTACTGAAGATAAGAAACGTGAACGCCACGAACATCAGCCACAACGAGGCCCAGGAGGTGGTCTGCGGGGCCACAAACATCCTGCAACTCACAATCAAGAAAGGTCCCGGAAAAAGCGCCTCTATGTCACCCACGCCCATCGGGTCCGGTCAGTTTTCGACCCCTCTGGAGAAACGTGATAAATACTCTACACTTCCAGACAATCGTATCGGAACTGGGTACCAAGCACTTAATAATGTATCTAGTGGATATAATAACGGCCAAGAAAGTAGTGCATATGACATGCGTCAGTTGGAACAAACTCCGCCAATGTCTGGGCAACAATCACAACATAATAAGTACCCTTACAGGGCCGTACCCAGAAAATattgactgggggggcccaagGGGGGAGGGTGtgggaggggttgcccctcctgaatcgattttttttattaggcactgttcataGTGATTTTAAATGCGAATAAAAACCTTATTTTTTGCTATAAATTTATGGTATATAACAAGTAATTCAGCACCTTTCTTAcgtctaaagctttaaccattggtgtgaaattcacgagtgtaggacattagccctctcggacattagcccctagcccctaggacaatagcccctaggacaaaagccacTTATGACATTAGCCCCCTAGAACATTTGCCCCTTTGGACAAAAGCCCctaactatttttaaattcattttttaggcatttaattttatcttttttaaaatgaaatgcaattaaaAGGTAGAAAGTGATATACATATCAAGATGACATTATAAGATGATTAGTAACAAACAGAGCTCTTAGTATAGGTATATAAAACCGTGTTTTACTTTAAATATGCAATTTTCATTGTATCTTGTAgttaaagaagaaacaaaaatatgaacacCTTTCAAAGTAAAAAATACTTCATAGTTAATTGGGCCCCATTCCTAATCTCAAAACGTATATATCTTTCCTATATATAATGGGGGCTAATGTCCGAGAGGGCTTATGTCCGTACCccgaaattcacacacatgtttaaagcttaagatttcagaaatgtatgatgttttatgaagaaggaaaagcaacctttgaaactaaaaaaacctTTATTAAGACATGTAACCTGaagtatgactctagaggaggtttgatttcaaagagaaaatactattattgttatatgtcagtaactaacatataacctactagtatttcCTCTTTGGAACCAAACCtcctataaagtttcaaagtcaattaatattaaaatgtttatcatctaaaacacagttttcacagaaatgtctcataaagtatgactctagaggagatttgaattaaaagagaaaatactaaaatcgttcagacctacgaccttctgtatcagttccgTCCATttgctgtttctctttccttcgCCAATTACGTATTACACCAACCATCTATGGATGAAGCATTGAGCGCAGCGGGTAATTGACAGAttggggatgtgtgtacaaggtgataagaaaacatagcctaggggcttatctccactggcgagtaaattagcgctaacccccttgtgtatcagtggcaataaaacacatctgcgcatttgtattgcggggaagtgtactgtgggccctttcatgtgagaaaaatttgcattaggcccattattaaaaaatcataactcgacagccagctgggggggcccgggcccctgggcccagtgcctgggtacgggcctgcctTATATGTCGAAATCTGGTATTCAGTTACAGTTGAATCCACCAACTCAAATTGATATACGAAATGACAACAGCTACAACCAAAGAGGAGATTATAACGATGGTGGTAGTTACAGTCAGCCAATGTCGCATGTGCAATATACGAACGGAAATAGGACTGAGTCTCCGTATCAAAGGCAAACATCGGTAGGTTCTAATCGTCAATTTCCTTATTCAGGTCACcctcaaagttattttaaaaatcctACTCCATTTTCTCCCGGTTGTGCAGATAACTTCATCGACAACAGCCCACAGCATCCACGTGCTCAAAGACAGACGTCGTCCGGAAGTCAGCCAGTTGGTAATGTGTACGACGCGACAATTAGCCCTGGCTTTCAGTCCTGCTCTTACATGTCAGACGAACCTCCGCCTACCCCACCCCCACCTGACCTATCAACCGACTCGTTCCTTCAAGCGTTCCGGAGATTTGCCAGCCGGAAGTCGTTGCCCACGGTGATGGTATTAGACAATGTTACGACTTATATTGCTGCTTCCAATCACCTTAAGAAGCTATTCAACTACCAAGTCGTACAAGAAGGGCTTAGCAGAAATGGAACAGAGTGGCGATTTATTCCCAAAACGAACAACGTGGAATAACAAATAGACCAATAGTGAAACTCTATCCATTAGAAACAGCCAGTGATGTTGAATAGAGAATATTTAAGTATTAAAAGTTAAACGCGCAAATGTGATTGAAATACTGAAATAGACAGCTgagtgtacatgtaattgaaatacgaGAGACAGTTAAGAAAGTGTTATTCAGAAACTGAgtgataaacatttgatattcATTTCAAATTAACGTGTATACTCGTGATCAAATTAGTGTTACTGCAATTTTAAGATTTTAACGAATGATTCAGGATATCATAAGTAATGATACATATTCTCctctgattgttaataattgtcacttcgcggcccccagaatgttgtaaatgtaacgtaacgttatttgccgcgccgcgcttaagtgtattacgtccctgacgtcacgccatatttgttgttgtttatatacgtcattgtttatatttgaatctgaagtaaaaggaagaacctgaacacacaacgctttgtacctCTATTATCCCACACGATCGCGATAACCAGGTTTCTGGTCATTGATTCCTACTGATAGGGCCTTTGACCTCAAAAAGGGGACAGCGAACTTGTGATAATTTAGTATTGATTaagaaattaacattttttacagCTTATCATGTTTTAGTTTCAgttcattaaacaatatatattgaaTGCCAAAAGCCCACGTGAACATTAACTTATTGCAATTATCttttgaacacaatttaaaaaatggtatATCAAAAATTGATTTGATTTCTTTCTCATTTCActagaaaatgttaaagttgcccttcaaaattattttctattAAGTCACACATCCTTTTTATTATTAAGGAGAAAATGTACAAAGTTTATTACAACGATGATTGTGCAATTTAACAAGAATGTAttactttttttcccaaaactatgataattattatgttgtaCCTATATCAGTTTACAAAATCATCTTTGTACTGTTTACAAATGAGTATATTTGGCACACTGATATATTTTTCCTTAGCAAGTATGTTATTTGAATAAATTATTAGTGAAAATTAAGCATGGGCAGTTAAAGGGAAAAAATACCCACTACAACACCGGTGAAAAGCATAAATGTCATATTGAAAAAAGCCTCtaacatacaaaaataattttgtctAGAAAAGCATAAGCCACTTCTATTATATTGTACTGAATACAGTAACAAGTCACTTACAAAGTATATTGCAACGCTTTCCCCATGTTGCTTTCACATGCTGGGCTTTTAGAGCATGATTAGATGGATTGGTCATGACCCAACAAAGCACTCGCACCTTGTCATGCAAGATTCTAGCTACCTCATTGGACTCCACTGAAATAgataaatgatattatttaatttatattaatatgttgaTGGTAGTATAATTATTTAACACCTGAATATAAACACTTGATTGCTATGAGTCATATATTTAATATCTATCTGAGAGTCAGTAAAACTATCAATTGGGGATTTTAGGAATCGATTAGGTAATATTAGGACTGTATTTGGGAAAAGTTATATATATTTTGCCTTTGGAAATACGACTGAATATTGGCTAAAAAAGAGCATAGTACAGTATCTATTCGTATGGAATTTTATTGCAATTCACAGATGTTTTAATATTACTTTTTGATATACATGATTGTATTCATGAGATTAAAGTAGCAAAAATATAAAGACATGGACTCCAAAGTATGTGTCATCTTAACAATACATTTTAGTATGAAACATCAGTTTTCTGTTAATCTCAGCTCTGGTGATAGTCCAAACAATCAAAATTCCAAGTGGTTCCCATGATAAAATGCCCAACTTACAAAGCGTTTTATCTTCAAGCCTAGAATGAATTTAAAGATGAATATGTGGTCCTCTGGAAATTGCAATAGAAAAATTTAATGCtgcttcaaaaaaaaaattgcaacagAGTTTTTGGATTTGAACTTCCACAAAATCCCTTTATCTTAGTTAACATccacaaaatttaaatatttaatttattctcaaatgGAATGCGCCAACATGTCCTTAACACATTTTGGATATAGAATTTGAAAATAGCCACAAACAGCACGACATGATTCTGAAACTGCTTTTATACAAGAAGAGAAAAACAGGCACAACTTTCAAAAAGGAGAAAAAGGATAATACAAGTATTCACTGAAATTTAAATTGAAAGTTGTGcaaaagtgattttttttgcagTATTAATGTTTTACTCATCAGCTGATATTACTGAAAACTTAATATAAACACATAACggcttaaaaaaaactgtttccctatatttattaaatatgaaaaaaattacGCTTGAAAATACACTTAATAGATGAATTTTGTTAAGATTGAccttttgttaataaatattttcttgCTACATTTTAGCTGCAAATGCATACCTGCAAAAATGTCTGACTGCATGGCAAGAACACCATGGTGCACCTTAGGCTTAAAAAGGCTTGTAATTGCTCTATTTTTTGACAATGATAATGGATAATATAAGATATAAGTTATAACACACATTGTGAATTTGTCATACCAACATAATTTGCTTATGAGAACATGGCAACAAAACATAATCATTGCTTTTATGTTATGATATTCAGTCTTTTGGTTTATATCTTAAAATATATGAGTCATGATATATGCTATATgttggttgagtcgtgggtaattttcataaattgcTTTCAtcagaaatattttataaatttatgactatgaatcattataaacataattattaacctttgttcttttatttgttgctttttttccaaatgtgtattgtcagtaataataataaataatcgattGTCTTGACAGTGTCGAACTgccatcttgaaaatgttttcttgtCAAATGTGATTGCGCCGACATGTATGTAGATGTAAATTGGCtattccaatttcaagatttgcatatctataaatagccttaaaactgacattgcagAGGAGAGTAACTTcctgtgaaaaaatgtcaacatacGATTTAGTAtggaaaataatcataaataaataattttgtgttACTTAGGAAAACTACATGAGCACTttataaaagaggaaattttTAATAAGAGCTCTACTGAATTACAATATAACCTGCTTTATCACATTTTTTATCGGCAAAATGATGGTGACCAGGTCAAAACTTTTTCTGTAAAGACTGCATAATGTGGGAACGTTCTATCACGCGGTCTCCATGACCACGACTCtaaagaacccacgactcaacaagtACAGTTTATAGACAGACCCACAGGTGTTGGGCACGTGGCCAAGTCACCTTAACACTataaatttgtcataaaacatttgtaatcatattgacaagaaaaaaaaatgttgtcaatatgataaaaaatgttgtttatgacaaattgatagtgttaaagtgacttggccacgcgcccaacacttGTGGACGGACCGCACCTTTGTGACTGTGTGCCATTTCATCTTTCCAACTCAACCCTTTTGTTGGAGAGCCTTCTGAATAAAGATGGTCATGATCAAATGCTGAATTTGGAACGTAAGATGACGTTTGTCGCAAAACTGGCACTGGATACGACGCAGACGTTGAAACAGTCAAATAATAATATGCCAACACGGAACCAAAACACACTCCGATCACGAATGTGACCGCAACGGATTTCGTAATGCCTATTTGACCATTAGCAGCCATTATGGTTTCAGCGTGTAAAACGTTGGTTTAACCTCTAATTTCTTGTGTTTATATGCTATCTCATTGTTATTTCCAATATAAAATTGCCAATGTAAACAACTATGTGTAAGTTGAGTGGGAATCGTGACAGATGTCATACTTCTAAGTGAAGAGCTCAAACGCCACGCAATTCAGTAACTGCACAAAAGAAAATTAATGAGACATTCTTAAATTGGTTACACTACACCATCTAAAAACAAATTAAGCAAAGCACTTGAATATCGCTTTCAGAAATATAATCACGTAACCAGAAGCAAAATACGAAAATTTTATCATGTTTGAACGTTTTCATTCTCCTTACTAAAGAAGGAAACTTATCGCGATTAATTGAATGGACGCAGCTTTGAAgactttctttctttctttctttctttctttgtatactgccaaccgctctttcgagcattataggcagagggacattatcgagacTGATTGCATAATCACGTGATCTGTATGTAACATACTCTAAAACATTTTATGCCATTCAAAGTGAACAATGATTCTGTcgattgataaaacagttcagtaTTCGTTTTTTTACAACCACAAACAATATACTATTGATTTTGCAAACCGTCCATCCATTCACTCATTGAAGTGAATTGGAAAGGAATCGATATTTAACACAATATCTGACAATAAATTCAGTAGTTTATGAGGCTATTCAAACTTcattttcatgtgtttttttttgcagaatGGAAAGCGactgttaaataacatgaaaCTATAAGCGTCTGTGTAATTTTATTCAAGTGATATTTACAAAGTTTACGTGCGTTTAACGTTACCTGAACAATGTATCATAAGCGTTCAGCTATCAGAATTCCAATGACGGTGATATTAATGGTTATTAGCAAGACATGCAGAGTGGGTAAGTATCGTTAATATAATCCAACGTATTTAATTATCCTATTAATTATGTAACATATCCACAACCACAAGTTGCTTACCTGTATATCTGGCGGTGTTGGAAGCAACTCTGTTTCTTCTTTAGAGCCAAACAGGTCTGAATCTACCTTTCGTTACTTTAAGGAACTAACGTCTTAGGGCCCAGCTATTTTGCACACTTTTCTTTCTAAGCCTAAGGCCAAACATTGATATTCATGAACTCGAGGCTAAACTTCATGATATTGGGAGCAGTGGTCCAatatggtaggacgctggcttagggatcgagaggtcccgggttcgaatcccgccctgaccactggaatttccttgagcaataaatttatcccacatctgctcctctccacccaggtgtataaatcggtacctgtgagggaaataagccaatgtgccgtggctgcatactgcgccaagatgttaacggatgacttatgacccagtgatcatggcaaaaatgtaaagcgcctttgaacacacatctcgagtatgaaaagggcgctatataaatgtggtattagTTTTCACCAAAACATTGCTTAAAGTTCACGTGCTGCGATTTTAAAAACCCGTAAAACACCActatttatcgaatttagtgcatatctaaactatttcgcacctcacttcatttcaaatacggtgttataagcgagaacgaatagaacaaagtcgcgatttttcacacattccgatgttctcgccattttcattcaaaccgggAGTGACGTCACATGCACTCACTAACGAACCGGCACTTTAAAGCTTCGGATGAATTATCTCTCGAACGGATGTATTATCTCTCGAAACTTTAGTtagaaacgagagcgccgatggcgttaaaagcataggtgcaagatacagggaagaatggcgtcacgtggtataatgtagttcgatatcgtcatccgcgaatttct encodes:
- the LOC127854876 gene encoding glycoprotein-N-acetylgalactosamine 3-beta-galactosyltransferase 1-like, producing the protein MAANGQIGITKSVAVTFVIGVCFGSVLAYYYLTVSTSASYPVPVLRQTSSYVPNSAFDHDHLYSEGSPTKGLSWKDEMAHSHKVESNEVARILHDKVRVLCWVMTNPSNHALKAQHVKATWGKRCNILLFMSSAADSSLPTVVLSVTESRDTLWAKTKLAFKHVYENYLDKADWFLKSDDDTYVIVENLRYLLEDKNATKPIFFGREFKPYVKNGYMSGGAGYVLSKESLKRFYNGLGDSSKCRQDAGGAEDLEMGKCLQEVGVVPMDSRDELQRERFHPFVPEHHLIPDILPKDMWYWSYNKYPAKQGPDCCSDYAISFHYVNPNMMYVLEYMVYHLKAYGHDTILKLECETTHPTSTVPKSRKSLEMEDPAKQKIISPSLLSSEGLITESSKGLNQEESGKGSNSEDAVPKKQSRPDPGNERNDVDKDVNAEIMDENLVIDKIDKVTGDDTGSGLNHYLTNS